The following are encoded in a window of Lacinutrix sp. WUR7 genomic DNA:
- a CDS encoding PD-(D/E)XK nuclease family protein produces the protein MKELTKRIIAFKNSQSTKKLMDIYSTKSLMEIYGVNRKEIRHTSFLKWLFSKECMVSEVAVGYLIDVLIASKFFNENTIDMELYKKLVLGDYSINSLKVIENFREGINGEIDLIIECNIDEFKLQIIVENKVYSGEFNKQTLRYFDSINNKNNNDINTFFVYLTPISLFELDQLESPECICKDFIQINYQNILDLIITPLFDEDLNDSTFHILKDYIIALRNPVENIKNTHQFMAITKEESDLLTQFWEENKDLIQKAVESLQTNLHVEPSIRDTAKNIADQFKNNNEKEKIGKFVQRKLNELVAGNFINNDEISQMKSQEKSKELFDIQYPLLEDKINSTSPLHYWKDPIEINGNSYWVCCEWFENERNNDRVHFEKWLEKFKKVN, from the coding sequence ATGAAAGAATTAACAAAAAGAATTATAGCTTTTAAAAATAGTCAATCGACGAAGAAGCTGATGGATATTTATTCTACTAAATCTTTAATGGAGATTTATGGGGTAAATAGGAAAGAAATTAGGCATACTTCATTTTTGAAATGGCTTTTTAGTAAAGAATGTATGGTTTCAGAGGTTGCAGTGGGATATTTAATTGATGTTTTAATTGCTAGCAAGTTTTTTAATGAAAATACAATTGATATGGAGTTGTATAAAAAACTAGTACTTGGAGATTATTCTATTAATTCATTAAAAGTAATAGAAAATTTTAGAGAAGGAATTAATGGAGAAATTGATTTAATAATTGAATGTAATATTGACGAATTTAAATTGCAAATAATTGTTGAGAACAAGGTATATAGTGGTGAGTTTAATAAACAAACACTGCGTTATTTTGATTCGATTAATAATAAGAATAACAATGATATAAATACTTTCTTTGTTTATTTAACTCCGATTTCGCTTTTTGAATTAGATCAATTAGAAAGTCCTGAATGTATATGTAAAGATTTTATACAGATCAATTATCAAAATATATTAGATTTAATAATAACACCGCTTTTCGACGAGGATCTTAATGATTCTACTTTTCATATATTAAAAGATTACATTATAGCATTAAGGAATCCAGTAGAAAACATTAAAAACACACATCAATTTATGGCAATTACAAAGGAAGAAAGTGATTTGTTAACTCAGTTTTGGGAGGAAAATAAGGATTTAATACAAAAAGCAGTTGAGTCTTTACAGACGAATTTACATGTTGAACCAAGTATAAGAGATACAGCCAAAAATATTGCAGATCAGTTTAAAAATAACAATGAAAAGGAAAAAATCGGAAAATTTGTACAAAGAAAACTTAATGAATTAGTTGCAGGGAATTTTATTAATAATGACGAAATTTCACAAATGAAGTCTCAGGAAAAGTCTAAAGAATTATTTGATATACAATATCCATTATTAGAAGATAAAATTAATAGTACTAGTCCTTTACATTATTGGAAAGACCCAATTGAAATTAATGGCAATAGTTATTGGGTTTGTTGTGAATGGTTTGAAAATGAAAGAAATAATGATCGTGTTCATTTTGAAAAATGGCTAGAAAAATTTAAAAAAGTAAACTAG
- a CDS encoding YafY family protein, producing MSVQGKIKRYSLIIEKIKNGRDTSFEAIKDFLFDNGFEHTKRTIQRDFDDLRNEFGVEVLYDSSRNNYYIDYDNSPNFENFVRFLELVNTADLLKESFKTKSKSLEHIVFDNSEGLQGIQYLELFLTAIKQHREISFTHYNFQKNTTTKRLLKPYLLKEYANRWYIIGEQEGVKEFRNFGMDRVSNVQLTENTFEPNTDVDINYLYHDVIGMVYSENTKQRVVLSFTPEQGQYVKTLPLHHSQQILLDTNIAFQISLDVIPNRSLVERILMYGSSVKVMEPITLVDEIKGMLKATFLRY from the coding sequence ATGTCTGTACAAGGAAAAATAAAACGGTATTCATTAATCATAGAAAAAATTAAAAATGGACGAGATACTTCTTTTGAAGCTATAAAAGACTTTTTATTTGATAATGGTTTTGAGCATACCAAGCGAACAATTCAACGTGATTTTGATGATTTAAGAAATGAGTTTGGGGTTGAGGTGTTATATGATAGTTCTAGAAACAACTATTATATTGATTATGATAATAGTCCGAATTTTGAAAACTTTGTTCGTTTTTTAGAATTAGTAAATACAGCAGATTTGCTAAAAGAAAGTTTTAAAACTAAAAGCAAATCTTTAGAGCATATTGTTTTTGATAATAGTGAAGGACTTCAAGGAATACAATATTTAGAGCTGTTTTTAACAGCAATAAAGCAACATAGAGAAATTAGCTTTACGCATTATAATTTTCAGAAAAACACAACTACAAAACGATTGTTAAAACCCTATTTATTAAAAGAGTATGCTAATCGTTGGTATATTATTGGAGAACAAGAAGGCGTAAAAGAATTTAGGAATTTTGGAATGGATAGAGTGTCTAACGTACAGTTAACTGAAAATACGTTTGAACCCAATACAGATGTGGATATTAACTACCTGTATCATGATGTTATTGGTATGGTGTATTCCGAAAACACCAAACAAAGAGTAGTATTGTCTTTTACTCCAGAACAAGGACAGTATGTAAAAACATTGCCTTTACATCATTCCCAGCAAATACTTCTGGATACAAATATTGCGTTTCAAATCTCATTGGATGTAATTCCTAATCGATCACTTGTAGAACGCATTTTAATGTATGGTAGTAGTGTTAAGGTGATGGAACCAATTACTTTGGTTGATGAAATTAAGGGAATGTTGAAAGCTACGTTTTTAAGGTATTAG
- a CDS encoding LytTR family DNA-binding domain-containing protein: MIKYILVDDDQSVLKSVKVKIDTLSKDYDLQHVKSYDSSKQAFQEINEDDFDLLIVDFEMPVYNGIELAQKIATNKKVIFLTSTTNNEKKVINSLDISGFLSKPFDIEEFEEILKNKILGKVKTTFNKNSTNFITLPIGSNKEVRFRPEQVYYISTSLISNGWKPSKKSQKFEKIKADKPHKNYLHIYGENDEMLFENVRMKIIDINKELFRYNFEKISQSTIINMSHIKERKNTTVYLYNCKTEFEITDREKTGFMGKLRAKFKV; this comes from the coding sequence ATGATAAAGTATATACTTGTAGACGATGACCAAAGTGTTTTAAAATCTGTTAAAGTTAAAATTGATACTCTATCAAAAGATTACGATTTACAACACGTAAAAAGCTATGACAGTTCTAAACAAGCTTTCCAGGAGATAAACGAAGATGATTTTGATTTACTCATTGTAGATTTTGAAATGCCTGTGTATAACGGTATTGAATTAGCTCAAAAAATAGCAACGAATAAAAAAGTTATTTTTTTAACGTCTACAACTAATAATGAAAAAAAAGTAATCAATAGTCTAGATATCTCTGGTTTCTTAAGCAAACCTTTTGATATTGAAGAATTTGAAGAAATTTTGAAAAATAAGATTTTGGGGAAAGTGAAAACTACTTTTAATAAAAATAGTACAAACTTCATCACTTTACCAATTGGCAGCAACAAAGAAGTGCGTTTTAGACCTGAACAAGTCTATTACATTAGTACTTCCTTAATTAGTAATGGATGGAAGCCTAGTAAGAAATCTCAGAAATTTGAAAAAATTAAGGCAGATAAACCTCATAAAAACTACTTACATATTTATGGTGAAAATGATGAAATGTTATTTGAAAATGTAAGAATGAAGATTATAGATATAAATAAAGAACTATTCCGTTATAATTTCGAAAAAATCAGCCAAAGCACTATTATCAATATGTCTCATATAAAAGAAAGAAAGAATACTACTGTTTATTTATATAACTGCAAAACAGAATTTGAAATCACAGATAGAGAAAAAACAGGATTTATGGGAAAATTAAGGGCTAAATTTAAGGTTTAG